The Archangium primigenium genomic interval GTCGGAGAACGCGAACGCCACGCGATGGGCGCGAATGAGTGACACGAGGGACTCCGGAATCGAAACCGGGCACGGACACACGCGAGGTGGCCCGGCGGGTGGGCGAAAGAACTGCGCCGACGATTCAGGAGAGGATCTTCAATGGAGTACGCGGCCTCGTGTACGCACGACACCCCGCGGTGGAGCGGGGCTTCCGGACTATGCAACAGCGAGCGGCGCGCGCGCAATTCCGGCGCAAGCGTCGGACAGGCCACAGCCCGCGCACGAACCCGCAGGTTCCATTGGCCCTCCATCGTTTGGACGGGTACCCAGGGGGCGCCAGTCGATGCATTCCCTCGCAGAGAAGGAGACACCCCCATGAAGAAGCTCTCTCTCGTCCCCCTGTTCGCCGCCGCGCTCGCCCTGTCCGCCTGTGGCACCACCAAGTCCGCCAGCGCGGGCCTGGAGAGCCGCAGTGGCAGCGCCACCACGGGTCAGGCCGAGTTCGAGGAGACCTCCGAGGGCGTGAAGCTCACGCTCAACGTGTCCGGAGCCACGGAGGGCAAGCGCGGCGCCCACATCCACCAGAAGGGCGACTGCAGCGCGCCGGACGCCACCAGCGCGGGTGACCACTGGAACCCCGCGTCCAAGGATCACGGCCCGGCGGACATGAACCACCACCTGGGCGACCTGGGCAACATCCAGATCGGCGCGGACGGCAAGGGCTCGCTGACCGTGACCAAGAAAGAGTGGAAGATCAGCGACGGCTCGGCCGAGGACATCGTGGGCAAGGCCGTCATCATCCACGGGGGCGAGGACGACCTGGTGAGCAACCCGGCCGGCAACTCCGGAGGCCGCGTGGCCTGCGGCGTCATCACGGCGAAGTAGGGCGGCGCGCCTTCCACTCGCGCAGGACGGAGACGACCAGGGCATGGTCCTCCTCCTGCGCGAGCCCCGACACGGCGAGGCTGCCCACGCACCCGAGCCCCTTGAGCAGCAGGGGAAACGCGCCGCCGTGGTCCACGTACTCGGTGGCGTCGATGTGGGGCTTGTCGGTGAGGCTCTGGCCCTTGGCCGCGTAGTAGCGGCCCATGTAGAGGGAGCTGTGCCAGAAGCGCTGGACGGTGTTCGTCTTGCGGCGCACCCAGTCCAGGTTGTCCGGACGGCTGCCCGGCAGCGCGCAGCGCAGCACGGTGAGCCCCGCCAGCGTCACGTCCACCACCACGGGCAGGCGCTCGCGCCGCACGCGCTCGAGCAAGAGCAGGCCCAGCGCGAGGGCGTCCTCGTGGCTCAGGGTGTCGAACTGCAGTTCGGCTTCTTCCGCCAGCAATGCATCCAGGTGTCCGGGCACGTCCGCCTCCCCAGGGGCCCTGGAGGATAGGGCAGAACGTGCCGGACGGGGCGGGGTGACTACTCGGCGCGGCAGACGGCCGGCGCGTTGAGCCCCGGCTGCATCATGCGGAAGGGCTGCAGGAGGTTGGGGACCTGGAGCAGGGCCTCGCGGCAGCCCTCGTCGTCATTGCCCGAGATCTCCACCTTGAAGCTGCAGTCGCTGGCGCCCTGCGTACAGACGACGCGGGCCAGCTGGGCGTAACACTCCACCGCCCGGGCGCAGTTGCCGTGCAGCGACGCGTTCGCGTTCATGTTCATGGACGAGGCGCCGGCCGGGGCGGGCGCCATGTGCCCCGCGGGGGCCATGTGTCCCGTGGGGGCCTGGAGCCGCGCCTGGGCACAGGCGTAGATCTCGTCGCCCCGGGCCTTCACGGCGTTGAACTTCTGCTGCATCTCCCCCGGGGGGACCTTCTTGTCGTCCACGACCACCTGCATGTTGAGGTGATCGCCCTCGTTGTACTGGTAGTAGACCGACGCGTCCGCGTCGTACTCGACCCGGACGGTCTGGGTGTTGTCGTGCTTCTCGGACTGCAGGCCGAGCTGGGTGGCACAGGCCCCGATGTACGTCTGGGTCTCGCTGATGCGGGAGGGATCGGCGGGCAGCGTGTAGAACTTGCTCGTGCCACAAGCCATCAGGGAGAGGCCCAGGGAGGCCAGGGCCAGACTCCGGCGGATGCGCGTCATTGTCGTCAGTCCTTGTGTGGGAAGCCCGCCCCCCTGCCTGGGGAGCGAGCGCCACCACCGACGCACCCGTCTGTCAGCTATTCAAACCTACTCCTCGGGCGGAAAAGCGGGCCGGTTGCGCACGGGCACGGGCGAGGGCGGCGGGGCCATGGCGCGCGAGAGGGCCTGGGCGCTCAGGGCGGCGGCGGCGGGCTTCTGGGGCGTGGTGGCGGTCTTCTCCTGGGAGAAGACCTCCTTGAGCGCGGCGACGCTGCCCAGCACGGCCGTGGCCTCGTAGGGGATGAACATCTTGTTGTCGCCCTTGCCCAGCTCCTGGAGCGTCTCCATGTAGCGCAGCGCGAGCACCTCGGGCGTGGCGCCGCCGGCGTGGATGGCCTCGAAGACGAGCCGGGTGGCCTCGGACTTGGCCTCGGCGTCCAGCAGGGTGGCGCGCTTGCGGCCCTCGGCGCGGGCGACCTCCGCGTCGCGCTCGGCCTCGGCCCGGAGGATGCGGGAGATCTTCTCGCCCTCGGCGGAGAGGATGGCGGCGGCCTTGTCACCCTCGGCCTTGGTGACCTCGGCGCGGCGCTCGCGCTCGGCGGTCATCTGCTTGGCCATGGCATCCTTGATGGCGGCGGGGGGCTCGATCTCGCGCAGCTCCACGCGCGTCACCTTCACGCCCCACTTCTCGGTGGCCTCGTCCAGCACCGCGCGCAGCTTGCTGTTGACCGTCTCGCGGCTGGTGAGCGTCTGGTCCAGGGTGAGCCCGCCCATGATGTTGCGCAGGTTCGTCATGGTCATCTGCTCGATGGCCATGGCCAGGTTCTCCACGGCGTAGAGCGCGCGGCCCGGATCCACGATCTGGTAGTAGATGACCGAGCCCACCTCCATGGTGACGTTGTCGTGGGTGATGACCTGCACGGTCTCGAAGCCCATGACCTGCTCGCGCATGTCCACCAGGTGGCTGCGGTAGAAGCGGTTGCCCACGCGCATCTCCATGGGGCGGGGCGCGTCGAAGAGCGGGATGAGGATGTTCAGGCCGCTGTTGGCCACGTGGTGGAACTTGCCCAGACGCTCCACGACCATGACCTTGGCCTGGGGCACGATGCGCAGTCCCTTGACCATGGCGAACACCACGGCGACCGCGAAGACGATGAACAGCGTGGGACCCATCTAGAAACCCTCTTTCTTGTGGCTCGGAGTCAGCTCCCGGGTGACGGCGGCATGCCGCACCCACAACTTCAGCCCTTCCACCTGCTCGACGATGACGCGCTCGCCCTCGGCCACGTCGCCGCCCAGGGGCCGGGCCGACCACAGCTCGCCGTTGATGCGCACGGTGCCGCCCGCGCCCTCGGCGAGGGCCTCGACCACC includes:
- a CDS encoding superoxide dismutase family protein; its protein translation is MKKLSLVPLFAAALALSACGTTKSASAGLESRSGSATTGQAEFEETSEGVKLTLNVSGATEGKRGAHIHQKGDCSAPDATSAGDHWNPASKDHGPADMNHHLGDLGNIQIGADGKGSLTVTKKEWKISDGSAEDIVGKAVIIHGGEDDLVSNPAGNSGGRVACGVITAK
- a CDS encoding heme-degrading domain-containing protein; protein product: MPGHLDALLAEEAELQFDTLSHEDALALGLLLLERVRRERLPVVVDVTLAGLTVLRCALPGSRPDNLDWVRRKTNTVQRFWHSSLYMGRYYAAKGQSLTDKPHIDATEYVDHGGAFPLLLKGLGCVGSLAVSGLAQEEDHALVVSVLREWKARRPTSP
- a CDS encoding SPFH domain-containing protein, with product MGPTLFIVFAVAVVFAMVKGLRIVPQAKVMVVERLGKFHHVANSGLNILIPLFDAPRPMEMRVGNRFYRSHLVDMREQVMGFETVQVITHDNVTMEVGSVIYYQIVDPGRALYAVENLAMAIEQMTMTNLRNIMGGLTLDQTLTSRETVNSKLRAVLDEATEKWGVKVTRVELREIEPPAAIKDAMAKQMTAERERRAEVTKAEGDKAAAILSAEGEKISRILRAEAERDAEVARAEGRKRATLLDAEAKSEATRLVFEAIHAGGATPEVLALRYMETLQELGKGDNKMFIPYEATAVLGSVAALKEVFSQEKTATTPQKPAAAALSAQALSRAMAPPPSPVPVRNRPAFPPEE